The Triticum urartu cultivar G1812 unplaced genomic scaffold, Tu2.1 TuUngrouped_contig_5537, whole genome shotgun sequence genome contains the following window.
ccgccccccccccccccccccccccccccaaactgGACTGCAATTAGTTGTAAACTTGCATGATCAACGGCAACGGCATGGAGGTGGAAAGGCTATAATCCCTGGGGTCTCCACCCGAGCTCCTTGCACTGCTGTTCATCGGGCTGCAGACTGTTCGGTATGGCGCCAAACACACAGCGGGCAGCTTCAAACCCGGAGATGGTGTTGTGAAAAAATGCAGATGCCTCTTCCATGTTCTTCTTCAGCTCATCCGGGTTGATGTACATGAAACGCTGTGAAGTGGAAGGAGTTTGCTTGGCGGGCGTGGCTGGTGCGATTTCGGCAACCCTGACAAACCTCTCTGTCGCTGCCTCCCAGGAAAGCTCGTGCCTCAGTTCCTCTGTCAGTGGGATTGGTTCTTCTGACAGTGCTTTCATGGTTAGTCTCACAAACTCTTTCTCCGTGCTGTACATGTGGCAGTTGGGAAATCTTTTGAAAAATTCATTTGAAGGATGATTTGCGCAGATCACAATCTTTCCCATCGCCAAGGCTTCTGCAGTTGTGGTGCAAACTACATCTGTTGTGCTTGGGTTTATGAAAACCTTGTAGCTGAAACAAACAATAGGTAATATAAATCAGCTGGATTAGGAATAAATTGATGACATAATGCACTTGTGGCAAAATGAATAGCTCGAACTAGCCCTAGCAGCTACATAGCTTGTGTGGCCCCTTAGGTGCACAGGAAAAGATAAATTAAGGAATAGGGAAAACGCAGGATCTCACTCGTGAAATATTGAATCTGCATGGTCGCGCCCAGGATAGACTCTAACGTCCAGATTGAGTTTTTCAGCTGATGCTTTAACTTCACCCGAATCTTCTCCACTGCCATAGAGCTCCATCTTGAGACCAGACAGTTCCTTTTGGTGCTTCTGAAGCAGGTGGAGCAGCTCTGTGTAGCCTTTACTCCAGACCATCTTCCCAATATAAtatgcacccttgaagaatgaTTGCTCTCTTTGAGATATTTGCCGATGCTTCAATTTGCCAATTTCAATAAATTTTGGGTTTACTCCATGAACATTACAGATTACAGATCTCGGGACTTCCTGAGTTGCTCCCGATAATCTTATAACCTAGATAAAACATCACGGGCAACAAAAGGTCAGAAACTGCACATAACCAAAAAAAACTAGATGAAGAAACTATTGTCTTCAAAAAGAGAAAATGGAGCCATGTTTGCATATCAAATCATGGATGGAATGATGTTCTTGTACCAATACAGATATGAAAAAATTACCATTCATGAATACGCTACCGCAATGCATTATGCAGAAGCCATAATGGTTTACGGTGCAGATAACAAGTGGGGCAGCCCTAGATAGACAATAACTGTCAAAAAATACGGACCAGCTTTGTATGAATGCTATACAAATATGGCAATTCCATGTATGCTATTGATGTTAAATTGGCAACTATGCATCCATGAAATCGTCTATATAGATATTCAGCCTAATGAGACTGGAAAACTTAGGAGGTTTCATAAAACCAACTGGATGTTAATACTTAATGAAATGCTTGAAAAAAAACGAGGTGACAGTAAACATAATAGAAAATAAAACTGCTAACCTTATGGCAGTAGATGTCGGTGACCCAAGAATTGATATGTTTTAAGAGAAATGCCTGAATATACCCATTTTTCTCCCTCTTCACGTATTCCAGATAGTTGGTGTGAACAACACCTATAACTTTACGGAATTTGTTTTTCCACCTCCGTCCATGATGGTACCAGGTCAGATGTTCTGGCTCTTCTAGAACTGCAATATCTGCTTTTTCATCAGATATCGTCTcggtaatatccccaacaggtaGAATGCTTCTTTTCTCCGTCGAGAACTGCATATGAACATAGTTAGACTAGTCTGCCATGCGATCAGAATATAAAGAATATTATCAGCACCAAATCAATTTATACTGCCCTTTGGTAGAGCATAAAGGCAAGTACTAAGTCATTAGATAGCTTCCCTCCCCCACTATTTCTATGCTCAATTTACTGCTTTaccatgtactccctccgttcctaaatatttgtctttctagagatttcaacaagtgaccacatacggagcaaaatgagtgaatctacactctaaaatatgtctacatacatccgtatgtggtagttcatttgaaatgtctagaaagacaaatatttaggaacggaggaagtacgtATCATCAAAGGGGTGAATACAagttatgtactccctccgtttctaaatataagtcacTTTAGAGGTTTCAATCAATAcatactacatacggatgtatatagatgtattttagagtgtagattcactcattttgctccgtatgtagtccatattggaatctctaaaaaggcttatatttaggaacggagggagtattattcaGTACTTCTCAGTTTCTGCTCGTCCTGCGCTCAACTAACACAAGTATTATTAATTTGCGGGCTAGTTACAGTATTGCAGGTACTGTATACATAAACGTTTCAAAAAGTAATCACCTTCTACTACCTACTCAGTTGAAATTTCCAACGCCTCAGTATCCAACAAGGACACAGGAGATACCATTCTACAACATTTTAGTTCCACAAGTAATGTAAGTTCATACAAATGCCTGTAGTGTACAGTTGCATAGATAGGGCCAAACACCAATAGGTGATGTATTTTCACGTGTTGCAAAAAATTGGGAGGCTTCATTTGCGCTTTCTATCAAGTACTAAACCACAAAACATGCACATATATTCAAGGGATATTTACAACATGATGACAAGAGATAACAATATATTTTGGCAATTCGTTCAAGTTTACCTTCCCAGGATAGAAGTTTATGTTGAATCTCGGCAACTGCCCAGTCCGCTCCTCAAGCCACCGCCGCACATAGCCTTCTTGCTCCGCCGGCCCACTGAATTTCATGTTGTTAGGGTAAACCAGCATCTGATCCCCCTTGGACAGCCACGGCACCACCAGCGTGACCTCCCAGTCCCCGGCCTTGGCGAGGTAAGCCGCCCGGAACAGGGGGTTGACAGCAGTGCCGGTCatccacggcaggctcgccgtGGTGAATATGGTGACGTGCTGCCTCCTCGCCATCGCCATAGCCTCGCAGAACCACCCCACCGCACAcggccactgcaatttccaaggAACACGGCGAGTGGCCCTTAAATGATGGAGTAACATCGACGAACAGCGCATGACAGTAACAGCAGAATCCAGTTCCCCCATTATCCTCCCACCCACTCCATTTCCCCGTTGCATTTGGGGATTGATTCACTCGTTGTGGACCAAAAGTCAGAGGCTCGGGGGCATCCAATTCGACGCCCACAGATGCAATGTGACTCACGCGTCGAGGCTCGAGACCCCACCCAGGAACTCGAGGGGGGAGATCCGACGATGAACACAACCAGACTGCATCGTTCGATCTGAGCTCTATGCCTCTAATCGAGCAAGCTGCGAGCCCTAACTGCGATTACGAGACGAGGCGCGAACGGAGGGGAAttgggtggaggaggaggaggaaggattACCTGTGCGATGGGTGGCGCCGCGGCGAGGGCGAGCGGTTGCTGGGGCGAGGGCGGGGGCGGGGAAGAAGATGACAGCCGGGGGTGCAGATGGGGTTGGGGACTGTGGGGGTATCAACACCGCTGTTCCTGTCGACTCGTCGGCAACGGAACCGGGACCCACCAGAATCTCGGCCTGTGGGTCCGGATTCTCAGTGCAGCCGGGCTTGAGCAACGGATAGAAACAGGCCCGAAAAGTCGGCCCAAAAGATGGTGGCTCTAATCTTGTCTGCTTTTTTCCTAACGAAAAAACCTTGTTCATTGAAATTCTTTCTTTTTTCGAGGACATTGACACTCTTTGATCATCCTGCAGCTGATATAATTAAGCAGACCACTATTATCCAAAGCGAAGACAAAGGCATCCTATGCTGGGATCAATGGGTGAGCCAGAAACTTTTGTGAAGTATCGGCAAGTTTAAGGCTTTAAACCTAAATATCTAAGCTAGAAATCAAAATTAGGTGCTCGGATAGACAACATATAAAATTAGCAGCAAACTTTTGAACCAAAAATCCACAGTAATGATGTAGTGGAAATGTCACCGTAGTAGTCATATAAATGTAATTTTAGAGTGAACTAATATATAATATATCAATATTTAGTTACATTGACCAAAATAAAATTTAGACTTGACAACGTAAGTCATAGAACCATGCCTAAAAAATTGGATTTGAATATGAGGATACTGCCAATTTGAATATGAGCTTAGGCAAGTGCCCAGGGTCATCGGGTGCTGTCTTCGGCCCTGTCTAGGAACCCACTCTCAATTGTAACTGCAATTTAAAATTTGTATATAAACGTTGTTTTCAAGTGTTGTAAGAATAATCAGAGGCTCAGCCAATGCAACTTAATTTTATTATGTTTCATGTACTTTATACTATTGATGAACTTTTATAACAAATCTGAATATTTTTCGCTAAAAATGCCTTGCTTAACCAGGTCTAGAAGAACAAATACGTGCCCCCTAGATTGCCAACGTTTTGCATGGTGAATCCTCATGAGGGTCATCCCTACGGTTAATTAAAAGAGCAAGTAGATTCATCACTCACGTTAGCAATCTATTATTCCAAGTGTAATGCAGATGGGTAGGATCTACACTTATTCTCTTTATGCACTTTTTCTAGACTTGCATGGTTCTCTATACCACTGCTTATCACATTTGAAATTCTAGCTTAAAATAAAACATTTGTTGTTGATATCGTACAGATTATGCTTTCTATGAGCCACCCTAAAGCTACTCTTGAGAAATTTATATTTTTGATGCGATGTATGCGGAAACCCATAGATAATAACCTTTTTGGCACAGAAACTAGGTTCTCCTGTATAGGTTCTTCACGAGAATAAGTCATTGCCTCAAGCCAGGACCTCCAAGATGGCACCGGGATCGATATTGAACAATTTTCAAGTTCAAGCTCCTCCTTAGATTCTAGCACATGGCATAACCATCAGATTTTTTTTATACTACTGATGTTAATTCATGCAACCTTGTCTCAACCTTACTCATGATATCACTTATTAGAATAACTAGATGAttccccgcgcgttgctgcgggaaaTATTGCTTAAAATTGTTGTTTTACTTAGCAAGCTAACTCTCCTAATAGGATGAACAAAATAGTGAACAAATTATCCTGCTTTGGCAACAACACTTTAGAATAATATACGTCATTGTAATGGTACATAAATAGGGTCAATCCTCCTAGTTATATCATTCAACTTTGGCAACAACACTTTAGAATAATACTctctctgtaaagaaatataagatcgTTTAGATTACATCATTGTAACGGCACATAA
Protein-coding sequences here:
- the LOC125529345 gene encoding digalactosyldiacylglycerol synthase 2, chloroplastic-like; this translates as MAMARRQHVTIFTTASLPWMTGTAVNPLFRAAYLAKAGDWEVTLVVPWLSKGDQMLVYPNNMKFSGPAEQEGYVRRWLEERTGQLPRFNINFYPGKFSTEKRSILPVGDITETISDEKADIAVLEEPEHLTWYHHGRRWKNKFRKVIGVVHTNYLEYVKREKNGYIQAFLLKHINSWVTDIYCHKVIRLSGATQEVPRSVICNVHGVNPKFIEIGKLKHRQISQREQSFFKGAYYIGKMVWSKGYTELLHLLQKHQKELSGLKMELYGSGEDSGEVKASAEKLNLDVRVYPGRDHADSIFHDYKVFINPSTTDVVCTTTAEALAMGKIVICANHPSNEFFKRFPNCHMYSTEKEFVRLTMKALSEEPIPLTEELRHELSWEAATERFVRVAEIAPATPAKQTPSTSQRFMYINPDELKKNMEEASAFFHNTISGFEAARCVFGAIPNSLQPDEQQCKELGWRPQGL